From the genome of Acidobacteriota bacterium, one region includes:
- a CDS encoding serine hydrolase has product MRIHAMGLALLLTAVLLSVPILNTRTLGVNDGGTAQAQTQARNPAREALIARAKSFELNTPYVPPPGDPLEHAASGYAKVICSAVFITGLDPEFAAKNIGGFTGPFEERDTLGKPVIDRTNKTVTVAAPSGVKRIARYLGSQGCVTLPAGKDSLSFKPITVKSKLPDASTQGWPMGDVLPKEPLPSQINAAKLKQAIDAAFEPAEGLTAAFVVTWKGRIIAERYREGITASTPLESWSMGKSLISTLMGILVKQGVYDLQQPAPIPEWQSTGDPRAKIRIADIMRMSSGLRIRAPQDPDYDPTLGYPDHMYFYTGGINTFQYAATRPQQWPPNTVGRYRNCDPSLISYLIRLAVEKRGEEYLSFPQRALFDKIGVRTMVLETDPHGNFLTQGYEFGSGRDWARLGNLYLQDGVWRGERILPEGFAKFVSTLAPAWEADKRPVYGAFFWINGDGGYPVPKDAYFMAGAGGQWTMIIPSHDLVVVRLGHYRGSSKGTQSFKKSLAILMEAVPKK; this is encoded by the coding sequence ATGAGGATCCATGCGATGGGGTTGGCGCTGCTACTGACAGCCGTATTGTTGAGCGTTCCAATACTAAACACGAGGACACTGGGAGTAAACGACGGTGGTACCGCGCAAGCACAGACGCAAGCGCGGAATCCAGCTCGAGAGGCGCTTATTGCGAGAGCCAAGTCATTCGAGCTGAATACGCCCTACGTGCCTCCTCCGGGTGACCCGCTTGAGCACGCTGCGTCGGGGTACGCGAAGGTTATCTGCTCAGCGGTGTTTATCACCGGGCTCGATCCCGAGTTCGCCGCAAAGAACATCGGCGGCTTCACCGGTCCTTTCGAGGAGCGAGACACGCTGGGCAAGCCGGTGATCGACCGAACTAACAAAACCGTCACGGTAGCCGCGCCCAGCGGAGTGAAGCGCATCGCCAGGTATCTTGGCAGTCAAGGATGCGTGACGCTTCCCGCGGGCAAGGACTCGCTGAGCTTTAAGCCTATAACGGTAAAAAGTAAATTGCCGGATGCTTCAACTCAAGGGTGGCCGATGGGGGATGTGTTGCCCAAGGAACCTCTGCCCTCCCAGATCAACGCCGCGAAACTCAAGCAAGCAATTGACGCGGCCTTTGAACCTGCAGAAGGTCTGACCGCGGCGTTCGTCGTAACGTGGAAAGGTCGCATAATCGCAGAGCGCTATCGAGAAGGCATCACCGCGAGCACTCCGCTCGAGAGCTGGTCCATGGGTAAGAGCCTGATCTCCACGCTGATGGGCATACTCGTCAAACAAGGCGTCTACGACCTACAGCAACCGGCACCCATTCCCGAATGGCAGAGCACAGGTGATCCGCGAGCCAAGATTCGCATCGCCGACATCATGCGCATGTCGAGCGGCTTGCGAATCCGAGCGCCTCAGGACCCCGACTATGATCCAACGCTCGGTTATCCCGATCATATGTATTTCTACACCGGTGGCATCAACACGTTTCAATATGCCGCGACTCGGCCGCAGCAGTGGCCGCCAAACACGGTGGGTCGCTATCGCAACTGCGATCCGTCGTTGATCAGCTATCTCATTCGACTTGCGGTCGAGAAGCGCGGCGAGGAGTACTTGTCATTTCCGCAGCGCGCGCTGTTCGACAAGATCGGCGTTAGGACGATGGTGCTGGAAACTGATCCGCATGGAAACTTTCTCACGCAAGGGTACGAGTTTGGATCGGGGCGCGATTGGGCCCGGCTCGGGAATCTCTATCTTCAGGACGGTGTGTGGCGGGGCGAGCGGATTCTGCCAGAGGGATTCGCGAAATTCGTGAGCACGCTTGCGCCGGCGTGGGAAGCAGACAAGCGCCCGGTTTACGGCGCGTTCTTCTGGATCAACGGCGACGGAGGGTATCCGGTGCCGAAGGATGCTTATTTCATGGCCGGCGCCGGCGGGCAATGGACGATGATAATTCCTTCGCATGATCTGGTTGTGGTGAGGCTCGGGCATTATCGAGGCAGCAGCAAGGGAACTCAGTCGTTCAAGAAATCGCTTGCGATCTTGATGGAGGCTGTGCCGAAGAAATGA
- a CDS encoding discoidin domain-containing protein, with the protein NYEGLAITIDLGGEYELSRVVQLHGRWAEDYPVEYKVEVSRQANESRFREVWRGPGKVGRSVARFEPVATRYIRITALRNRDSNHLWSIAEVRTNLDPEVVADEDDERLTRQIRSVTSRGFSNDASVADDNNTTRATTNKANYAGSWLQADLGGSYTISKVVLIHEPDGEDFARRYKIDVSSDGGQWLTVFEGRGEPGRSGASFNPVRARFVRITAISERDTQHWWSIYRLKISG; encoded by the coding sequence AATTATGAAGGGCTCGCGATCACCATCGATCTCGGAGGAGAGTACGAACTGTCGCGCGTGGTGCAGCTTCATGGGCGATGGGCCGAGGACTATCCGGTTGAATACAAGGTGGAAGTAAGTAGGCAGGCAAACGAAAGCAGGTTCCGCGAGGTATGGCGCGGTCCGGGAAAGGTAGGTCGCAGCGTAGCCCGATTCGAGCCGGTTGCGACGCGGTATATTCGTATCACCGCGCTTCGAAATAGAGATAGTAATCACTTGTGGTCGATAGCCGAGGTTCGTACCAACCTCGATCCAGAGGTTGTTGCGGACGAGGACGATGAGCGGCTCACCCGCCAAATAAGAAGCGTAACATCGCGAGGCTTCTCAAACGACGCCAGCGTCGCCGATGATAACAACACGACGCGCGCCACAACGAACAAGGCCAATTATGCCGGGAGCTGGCTGCAAGCGGACTTGGGTGGAAGCTACACCATTTCAAAGGTTGTGCTAATCCACGAGCCCGATGGCGAAGATTTCGCACGCCGGTACAAAATTGACGTGAGCTCGGATGGCGGACAGTGGCTAACCGTTTTTGAAGGTCGCGGGGAACCCGGTCGCTCTGGGGCAAGCTTTAATCCAGTTCGCGCCAGGTTCGTCCGTATTACGGCTATCTCTGAGCGTGATACTCAACACTGGTGGTCGATCTACCGGCTGAAGATATCAGGATAG
- a CDS encoding discoidin domain-containing protein produces MISQAKPFALTACLTVIIGMLPGGVRTLAQQTVQSRTVRPAGVSGELLDILNANDGKTDTRATSGKTDYVGMSVTIDAGGLQNIIGVKQEFGPWATHYPGTYKIEVAESLSGPWMTAFEGPGERGESRAEFPAILARYVRITATAKNTTYREDWSIAE; encoded by the coding sequence ATGATTTCACAAGCAAAACCTTTCGCGTTGACCGCGTGCCTGACCGTCATTATCGGCATGTTGCCGGGAGGCGTCAGAACGCTGGCGCAGCAGACGGTGCAGTCGCGTACAGTCAGACCAGCCGGTGTGTCGGGTGAGTTGCTCGATATACTGAATGCCAATGATGGAAAGACCGATACGCGAGCGACCTCCGGCAAGACCGACTACGTTGGCATGAGCGTCACAATAGACGCGGGTGGCTTGCAGAACATTATCGGTGTCAAGCAAGAGTTTGGGCCGTGGGCGACTCACTATCCGGGAACGTATAAAATTGAAGTCGCTGAATCGCTTTCCGGACCCTGGATGACTGCATTCGAAGGACCCGGCGAGCGCGGTGAAAGCCGAGCGGAGTTTCCCGCGATTCTGGCGCGTTATGTTCGGATAACCGCAACTGCAAAGAACACCACATATCGAGAGGACTGGTCGATCGCCGAATT
- a CDS encoding aldose 1-epimerase: MMSSSQSPDPLKDPSAHTIVAGDLAAVFLPGHGMLGASLRHRNMEILRRIEDLQAAAAKGSTAGIPLLHPWANRLAGSQYRAAGREVNLDTSSPLLHLDEHGLPMHGVPWALLTWKVTEATQDALAARLEWDSSDLLAIFPFRHRLEITARLRPDGLVLETTLAAGSDGPVPVSYGFHPYFGLPELPRAQWRLELPAMRRLVLDGRGIPTGEEEAFDGFDAQLGESNFDDCFALIAGSTSFSLSGAGRRITVEFLAGYPYAQIFAPKGKDYVALEPMTAPTSALTTGRGLHLVEPGGEFRSAFRIRVDRL; the protein is encoded by the coding sequence ATGATGTCCAGCTCCCAATCTCCGGATCCACTCAAGGACCCATCCGCTCACACTATCGTTGCGGGGGACCTCGCGGCTGTCTTTTTGCCCGGCCACGGTATGCTCGGCGCCTCGCTTCGCCACCGGAACATGGAGATCCTGCGGCGCATTGAAGACCTCCAGGCCGCCGCAGCTAAGGGTAGCACCGCCGGAATTCCGTTACTTCATCCATGGGCGAACCGCCTCGCGGGTTCCCAATATCGCGCTGCGGGGCGAGAGGTGAACCTCGATACGTCGTCGCCGCTTCTTCACCTCGATGAACATGGCCTCCCGATGCACGGCGTGCCCTGGGCGCTGCTCACCTGGAAGGTGACCGAAGCGACACAAGACGCCCTCGCGGCCCGGCTCGAATGGGACAGCAGCGACCTCCTTGCAATCTTCCCATTCCGTCACCGGCTTGAGATTACTGCAAGGCTTCGCCCTGATGGACTCGTGTTGGAGACGACGCTGGCAGCGGGTTCCGATGGCCCAGTCCCGGTGAGCTACGGCTTCCATCCTTATTTCGGACTGCCTGAGCTTCCGCGCGCGCAGTGGCGGCTTGAGTTGCCGGCAATGCGGAGGCTGGTGCTCGACGGCCGCGGGATCCCGACCGGCGAGGAAGAAGCCTTCGACGGGTTCGACGCGCAGCTCGGCGAAAGCAATTTCGACGATTGCTTCGCCCTCATCGCCGGGAGCACGTCGTTCTCTCTCTCTGGCGCCGGTCGTCGAATCACGGTCGAGTTCCTCGCAGGTTACCCGTACGCGCAAATCTTCGCGCCAAAGGGCAAGGATTACGTCGCGCTGGAGCCGATGACCGCGCCGACGAGCGCACTCACCACCGGCCGCGGGCTGCATCTCGTGGAGCCGGGCGGTGAGTTCCGGTCGGCATTTCGAATCCGTGTCGATCGACTCTAG